A genomic stretch from Corynebacterium faecale includes:
- a CDS encoding quinone oxidoreductase family protein yields the protein MKAIQVSRTGGPEVLEYTDVDAPTPSDGQVLVKVVMAGVNYIDTYYREGVYHTRLPFIPGNEGAGEVLHDPQGLIAPGTKVAWYDALGSYAQQVCVSRDRLVAIPEGVEPGVAASMLLQGMTAHYLTHGVYKLQPGDSCLITAGAGGVGLMLTQMAVAAGARVYSVVSTDEKAELSLDAGATEVFRYSDNLAEQVRRHNGGIGVNVVYDGVGKATFGESLEAVRPRGMVCLFGAASGAVEPFDPQLLNTHGSIFLTRPTLGAWIAEEGEFAMRAQAVIQAIVDGTLRVRVTGAYELIDAATAHSDLQSRATTGSIVLNVPQD from the coding sequence ATGAAGGCAATCCAAGTTTCCCGCACTGGCGGACCAGAGGTCCTTGAATACACCGACGTGGACGCACCCACCCCCTCAGATGGCCAGGTGCTGGTCAAAGTGGTCATGGCGGGTGTCAACTACATCGACACCTACTATCGCGAAGGCGTCTATCACACGCGTCTGCCGTTCATTCCCGGAAATGAGGGAGCCGGTGAGGTGCTGCATGATCCGCAGGGCCTCATCGCCCCCGGCACCAAGGTCGCCTGGTACGACGCCCTCGGTTCCTATGCCCAGCAGGTCTGTGTCTCACGCGATCGCCTGGTGGCCATCCCGGAGGGCGTGGAGCCCGGTGTGGCCGCCTCGATGCTCCTGCAGGGCATGACGGCACATTATCTCACTCACGGTGTCTATAAGCTGCAGCCCGGGGATTCCTGTCTGATCACCGCGGGAGCCGGTGGTGTCGGCCTGATGCTCACCCAGATGGCGGTTGCTGCCGGTGCACGCGTCTACAGCGTGGTGTCCACCGACGAAAAGGCAGAGCTATCGCTGGATGCCGGAGCCACGGAGGTTTTCCGCTATTCCGATAATCTGGCAGAGCAGGTCCGTCGTCATAACGGTGGCATCGGTGTGAATGTGGTTTATGACGGCGTGGGCAAGGCCACCTTCGGTGAGTCTTTGGAGGCGGTTCGCCCACGTGGCATGGTTTGTCTGTTCGGCGCGGCATCAGGCGCAGTGGAACCCTTTGATCCGCAGCTGCTCAACACCCACGGATCGATATTCCTCACCCGCCCCACCCTGGGTGCCTGGATCGCCGAAGAAGGCGAGTTCGCCATGCGTGCGCAGGCGGTCATCCAGGCCATTGTGGACGGCACCCTGCGGGTGCGCGTCACCGGCGCCTACGAGCTTATCGACGCCGCGACCGCCCACTCGGATCTGCAGAGCCGCGCGACAACCGGTTCGATTGTCTTAAACGTGCCCCAGGACTGA
- a CDS encoding heme o synthase has translation MWRNKPLETIKAYIALTKPRVIELLLVATIPAMLQAERGENNILLILLTVVGGWMGAAAANTFNMVADSDIDQRMGRTRARPLVKHTVSNRDASIFAWVLTIASFLWLWLLCNSLTAAVFVMITIAFYIFVYTKWLKRRTHMNIVWGGAAGCMPVAVGWAVIVDQFPEGQPQQWWQAIVLFLIIFFWTPPHTWALAMKYREDYKAAGVPMLPVVRTPVQVTRQIVWYSVATVLVTFLLVPAAGWIYAAAAVISGVGFLWMAIRLHLGIKNGAEVKPLKLFILSNNYLAVLFVALSLDAVLGIQTIGEMLGWTTTFF, from the coding sequence TTGTGGAGGAATAAACCCTTGGAGACGATCAAGGCCTATATTGCGCTTACGAAGCCCAGGGTCATCGAACTCCTCCTTGTTGCCACCATCCCCGCCATGCTCCAGGCGGAGCGCGGGGAGAACAATATCCTCCTCATCCTCCTCACCGTCGTCGGTGGTTGGATGGGTGCGGCAGCGGCCAATACCTTCAACATGGTCGCCGACTCGGATATTGATCAGCGCATGGGGCGCACACGCGCCCGTCCGCTGGTCAAGCACACGGTGAGCAACCGGGATGCCTCAATCTTCGCCTGGGTGCTGACCATTGCCAGCTTCCTCTGGCTGTGGCTGCTGTGTAACTCGTTGACCGCGGCGGTGTTCGTGATGATCACCATCGCCTTCTACATCTTCGTATACACCAAATGGCTCAAGCGTCGTACCCACATGAACATCGTGTGGGGTGGAGCAGCAGGCTGCATGCCCGTCGCAGTCGGTTGGGCCGTGATTGTTGATCAGTTCCCCGAGGGGCAACCACAGCAGTGGTGGCAGGCTATCGTCCTGTTCCTCATCATCTTCTTCTGGACTCCGCCGCACACCTGGGCACTGGCCATGAAGTACCGCGAGGACTACAAGGCCGCCGGTGTGCCCATGCTGCCTGTGGTGCGCACCCCGGTCCAGGTCACCCGTCAGATCGTCTGGTACTCAGTGGCCACCGTTCTGGTGACCTTCCTGCTCGTCCCGGCCGCAGGCTGGATCTATGCCGCGGCTGCTGTGATCTCGGGTGTCGGCTTCCTCTGGATGGCGATCCGCCTGCACCTGGGCATCAAGAACGGTGCAGAGGTCAAGCCCTTGAAGCTGTTCATCCTCTCCAACAACTACCTCGCGGTGCTGTTCGTGGCCCTGTCCCTGGACGCTGTCCTGGGTATCCAGACCATCGGCGAGATGCTCGGCTGGACCACCACCTTCTTCTAG
- the tkt gene encoding transketolase, giving the protein MTLSPELQALTTRNYPSDWTDVDTRAVDTVRLLAADAVENCGSGHPGTAMSLAPLAYTLYQRVMNVDPTDTNWAGRDRFVLSCGHTSLTQYIQLYLGGFGLEMDDLKALRTWDSLTPGHPEYRHTNGVEITTGPLGQGLASAVGMAMAARRERGLFDPEAAEGESPFDHHIFVIASDGDLQEGVTSEASSLAGTQQLGNLIVFWDDNRISIEDDTEIAFNEDVVARYKAYGWQTIEIEGGEDVAAIEAAVEEAKKDTTRPTFIRLRTVIAFPAPNVMNTGASHGAALGAEEVAATKEILGFDPEKHFHIDDDVIAHTRALADRIAEKKVAWQAKYDEWAAANPEAEKLHNRLITRELPEGFADELPTWEPDEKGIATRKASEAVLQVLGKTLPELWGGSADLAGSNNTIIKGEASFGPKSISTDTWSAEPYGRNMHFGIREHAMGAIMNGIALHGGTRPYGGTFLIFSDYMRPAVRLAALQGTDAYYVWTHDSIGLGEDGPTHQPVETLAALRAIPNLSILRPADANETSAAWRASLEYKEGPKGLALTRQNVPVLEGTKEKALDGVRRGAYVLVEASKETPDIILMGSGSEVQIAVEAAKVLESEGVAARVVSVPCMDWFAEQDADYIESVLPSAVTARVSVEAAIAMPWYRWLGTKGKAVSLEHFGASADYQTLYEKFGITTEAVLEAARASINA; this is encoded by the coding sequence TTGACGCTGTCACCTGAACTCCAGGCACTCACCACACGCAATTACCCCTCCGATTGGACAGATGTGGACACGAGGGCTGTGGACACCGTCCGCCTCCTCGCTGCAGACGCAGTTGAGAACTGTGGATCCGGCCACCCAGGCACCGCAATGAGCCTGGCTCCACTTGCCTATACCCTCTATCAGCGCGTCATGAACGTCGACCCGACCGACACCAACTGGGCCGGACGCGACCGTTTCGTGCTCTCCTGTGGCCACACCTCCCTCACCCAGTACATCCAGCTCTACCTGGGTGGCTTCGGTTTGGAAATGGATGACCTCAAGGCACTGCGCACCTGGGACTCCCTGACACCGGGGCACCCCGAGTACCGACACACCAATGGTGTCGAGATCACCACCGGCCCACTGGGTCAGGGTCTCGCATCTGCCGTGGGCATGGCCATGGCTGCCCGCCGTGAGCGTGGTCTCTTTGACCCCGAGGCCGCTGAGGGTGAGTCCCCGTTCGATCACCACATCTTCGTCATCGCCTCTGATGGAGACCTGCAGGAGGGTGTCACCTCCGAGGCGTCCTCCCTGGCCGGAACCCAGCAGCTGGGTAACCTCATCGTGTTCTGGGATGACAACCGCATCTCCATCGAAGACGACACCGAAATCGCCTTCAACGAAGACGTGGTTGCCCGGTACAAGGCTTATGGATGGCAGACCATTGAGATCGAGGGCGGCGAGGATGTCGCTGCGATCGAGGCCGCCGTGGAAGAGGCGAAGAAGGACACCACTCGCCCGACCTTCATCCGTCTCCGCACCGTCATCGCCTTCCCCGCTCCGAACGTGATGAACACCGGCGCATCCCACGGTGCTGCACTCGGCGCAGAAGAGGTTGCAGCGACCAAGGAGATCCTTGGCTTCGACCCGGAGAAGCACTTCCACATCGATGATGACGTCATCGCACATACCCGTGCCCTCGCAGACCGCATCGCCGAGAAGAAGGTTGCGTGGCAGGCCAAGTATGACGAGTGGGCTGCTGCCAACCCCGAGGCGGAGAAGCTCCACAACCGCCTGATCACGCGTGAGCTGCCCGAGGGCTTCGCCGATGAGCTGCCCACCTGGGAGCCCGACGAGAAGGGTATTGCCACCCGTAAGGCTTCCGAGGCCGTACTCCAGGTCCTGGGCAAGACCCTCCCTGAGCTCTGGGGTGGTTCCGCTGACCTGGCAGGCTCCAACAACACCATCATCAAGGGTGAAGCCTCCTTCGGCCCCAAGTCGATTTCCACCGATACCTGGTCCGCCGAGCCTTATGGCCGCAACATGCACTTCGGTATCCGTGAACACGCGATGGGTGCGATCATGAACGGTATCGCCCTCCACGGCGGCACCCGCCCTTACGGCGGCACCTTCCTCATCTTCTCCGATTACATGCGCCCCGCAGTGCGCCTGGCGGCTCTCCAGGGCACCGACGCCTACTACGTCTGGACCCACGACTCGATCGGTCTCGGCGAGGACGGCCCGACCCACCAGCCGGTGGAGACTCTGGCTGCCCTGCGCGCCATTCCGAACCTGTCCATCCTGCGTCCCGCGGATGCCAATGAAACCTCCGCTGCGTGGCGGGCATCCCTTGAGTACAAGGAGGGCCCGAAGGGTCTGGCTCTGACCCGTCAGAACGTGCCCGTTCTGGAAGGCACCAAGGAAAAGGCACTCGACGGAGTCCGTCGTGGAGCCTATGTCCTGGTCGAGGCATCCAAGGAGACCCCGGATATCATCCTCATGGGCTCCGGCTCCGAGGTTCAGATCGCCGTTGAGGCCGCCAAGGTGCTCGAGTCCGAGGGCGTTGCAGCCCGCGTGGTGTCCGTGCCATGCATGGACTGGTTCGCCGAGCAGGATGCGGACTACATCGAATCTGTCCTGCCTTCCGCGGTCACCGCCCGTGTCTCTGTAGAGGCTGCCATCGCCATGCCGTGGTACCGCTGGCTCGGCACCAAGGGTAAGGCTGTGTCCCTGGAGCACTTCGGTGCCTCCGCTGATTACCAGACCCTGTACGAGAAGTTCGGTATCACCACTGAGGCAGTACTGGAAGCAGCACGCGCCTCCATTAACGCCTAG
- the tal gene encoding transaldolase, with protein sequence MSHIDDLSQLGTSTWLDDLSRDRIASGNLQQVIDEKSIVGVTTNPAIFAAAMSKGNAYDGQIAELKAAGASVDEAVYAMSIDDVRDACDLFTGIYESTDGSDGRVSIEVDPRISADAKATLEQAKELWAKVDRPNVMIKIPATPGSLPAISDALAEGISVNVTLIFSVDRYRQVIKAYIDGVKRAAENGHDVSTIHSVASFFVSRVDSEIDRRLEEIGTDEALELRGKAGVANAHRAYALYQELFTEADLPEGANTQRPLWASTGVKNPDYPATLYVSELAGPNTVNTMPEATIDAVLEQGNLHGDTLSGSADDADEVFTQLTEVGVDLGDVFEVLENEGVEKFVASWSELLESMEARLK encoded by the coding sequence ATGTCACACATTGATGATCTTTCCCAGCTCGGCACCTCGACCTGGCTCGATGACCTCTCACGCGATCGGATCGCCTCCGGTAACCTCCAGCAGGTTATTGATGAGAAGTCCATCGTCGGCGTCACCACGAACCCCGCCATCTTCGCGGCAGCCATGAGCAAGGGCAATGCCTATGACGGCCAGATCGCTGAACTCAAGGCCGCTGGTGCTTCCGTCGATGAGGCTGTCTACGCCATGAGCATCGATGACGTCCGCGATGCCTGCGACCTGTTCACCGGTATCTACGAATCCACCGACGGTTCCGATGGCCGGGTCTCCATTGAGGTTGACCCACGCATCTCCGCTGACGCCAAGGCCACCCTGGAGCAGGCGAAGGAATTGTGGGCCAAGGTGGATCGCCCGAACGTCATGATCAAGATCCCCGCCACCCCGGGTTCCCTCCCAGCGATTTCTGATGCGCTGGCTGAAGGCATCAGCGTCAACGTCACCCTGATCTTCTCCGTCGATCGTTACCGCCAGGTGATCAAGGCATATATCGACGGAGTCAAGCGTGCAGCCGAGAACGGTCACGATGTGTCCACGATCCACTCGGTGGCGTCCTTCTTCGTCTCCCGTGTGGACTCCGAGATTGACAGGCGTCTGGAGGAGATCGGCACCGACGAGGCACTCGAACTGCGTGGCAAGGCCGGCGTGGCCAATGCGCACCGCGCCTACGCGCTGTACCAGGAGCTCTTCACCGAGGCAGACCTTCCTGAGGGTGCCAACACCCAGCGTCCACTGTGGGCATCCACCGGTGTGAAGAACCCTGACTACCCGGCAACCCTGTACGTCTCCGAACTGGCAGGCCCGAACACCGTCAACACCATGCCGGAAGCAACCATTGATGCCGTGCTGGAACAGGGCAACCTCCACGGTGACACCCTGAGCGGCTCCGCTGATGACGCCGATGAGGTGTTCACCCAGCTCACCGAGGTCGGTGTCGACCTCGGTGATGTCTTCGAGGTCCTGGAGAACGAGGGTGTGGAGAAGTTCGTCGCATCCTGGTCTGAGCTGCTGGAATCCATGGAAGCACGTCTCAAGTAA
- the zwf gene encoding glucose-6-phosphate dehydrogenase, whose translation MSTNTNPTAWINPLRDPQDKRLPRIAGPSGMVIFGVTGDLARKKLLPAIYDLANRGLLPPGFALVGYGRREWSKQEFENYVHEAVVAGARTEFRENVWQRLAEGVEFVRGNFDDDVAFDNLADTLKRLDETRGTAGNWAYYLSIPPDSFAAVCHQLERSGMAGSNGDSWRRVIIEKPFGNDLETAHELNETVNSVFPEESVFRIDHYLGKETVQNILALRFANQLFEPLWNSNYVDHVQITMAEDIGLGGRAGYYDGIGAARDVIQNHLIQLLALVAMEEPISFTPSQLQAEKVKVLRATKPCYPIAESSARGQYSAGWQGSQYVKGLREEEGFDPESTTETYAACTLEITSRRWAGVPFYLRSGKRLGRRVTEIAVVFKDAPHQPFDEGMTTSLGNNAIVIRVQPDEGVLIRFGSKVPGSAMEVRDVNMDFSYSESFTEESPEAYERLILDALLDESSLFPTNEEVELSWKILDPILEVWEKGGQPEEYAAGTWGPKSGDDMLARNGHHWRRP comes from the coding sequence GTGAGCACCAACACGAATCCCACTGCCTGGATCAATCCGCTGCGCGATCCCCAGGACAAACGACTGCCCCGCATCGCAGGCCCCTCCGGCATGGTCATTTTCGGTGTCACCGGAGATCTGGCCAGGAAGAAACTTCTCCCCGCGATCTATGATCTGGCCAACCGTGGTTTGTTGCCGCCGGGCTTCGCCCTCGTCGGTTATGGCCGACGTGAGTGGTCCAAGCAGGAGTTCGAGAATTACGTTCACGAAGCCGTGGTCGCAGGCGCCCGCACCGAGTTCCGGGAAAATGTCTGGCAGCGACTCGCCGAGGGCGTGGAGTTTGTCCGTGGCAATTTTGACGATGACGTTGCCTTCGATAACCTCGCTGACACCCTGAAGCGTTTGGATGAAACCCGCGGAACCGCCGGCAACTGGGCCTATTACCTGTCCATCCCACCGGATTCCTTCGCCGCGGTCTGCCATCAGCTGGAGCGTTCCGGTATGGCGGGGTCCAATGGGGATTCCTGGCGACGTGTCATCATCGAGAAGCCCTTCGGTAATGACCTTGAAACCGCCCACGAACTCAATGAGACCGTCAACAGCGTGTTCCCGGAGGAGTCGGTGTTCCGCATCGACCACTACCTGGGCAAGGAAACCGTCCAGAATATTCTGGCGCTGCGCTTTGCCAACCAGCTCTTCGAGCCGTTGTGGAACTCCAACTACGTCGACCACGTGCAGATCACCATGGCCGAGGATATCGGTCTGGGTGGGCGCGCCGGTTATTACGACGGCATCGGTGCCGCCCGCGATGTGATCCAGAACCACCTGATCCAGCTGTTGGCACTCGTGGCGATGGAAGAACCGATCTCTTTCACCCCCTCCCAGCTCCAGGCGGAGAAAGTCAAGGTTCTACGCGCGACCAAGCCGTGTTACCCCATCGCGGAGAGCTCTGCCCGCGGCCAGTATTCTGCCGGTTGGCAGGGTTCCCAGTACGTGAAGGGTCTGCGCGAGGAGGAGGGATTCGATCCCGAGTCCACCACCGAAACCTACGCTGCCTGCACCCTGGAGATCACCTCCCGCCGCTGGGCAGGTGTGCCTTTCTATCTTCGCAGTGGCAAGCGACTGGGTCGCCGTGTCACAGAGATCGCCGTGGTGTTCAAGGATGCGCCGCATCAGCCGTTCGATGAGGGCATGACCACCTCACTGGGCAACAATGCCATCGTGATCCGTGTGCAGCCGGATGAGGGTGTGTTGATCCGTTTCGGTTCCAAGGTTCCGGGTTCAGCCATGGAGGTTCGTGATGTGAACATGGACTTCTCCTATTCTGAGTCCTTCACCGAGGAATCCCCTGAGGCCTATGAGCGTCTCATCCTGGACGCCCTGCTTGACGAGTCCAGCCTCTTCCCCACCAATGAGGAAGTGGAGCTCAGTTGGAAGATCCTGGATCCGATCCTCGAGGTCTGGGAGAAGGGTGGACAACCTGAGGAGTACGCCGCCGGAACATGGGGCCCGAAGAGTGGCGATGACATGCTTGCACGCAATGGCCATCACTGGCGCAGGCCTTAA
- a CDS encoding glucose-6-phosphate dehydrogenase assembly protein OpcA, giving the protein MIFELPETTTNEIAKALSRLRESGTQVTTGRVLTLIVVAKSDSDVDAITESTNEASREHPSRVIILVVGSKDAETRFDAEVRIGGDAGASEMIVIHLAGPVASNLQSVVTPLLLPDTPIVAWWPTHAPADPSTNPIGKIAHRRITDALYGGEQALADRVESYHPGDTDMTWARLTQWRGLVAASLDHPPHGEVLSARVEGPSTSVSVDLAAGWLAGRLRVPVTRVALDEPTVPCDEDGTPLLAVNRVEIERTTGTIIVTIQDAHTLRVEMADSDMPPSLVAIGRRSESDCLSEELRHMEPDLGYQHALAGLALVNRIDEEK; this is encoded by the coding sequence ATGATCTTTGAGCTTCCAGAAACCACCACCAACGAGATCGCGAAGGCCCTGTCGCGTCTGCGTGAATCCGGTACCCAGGTGACCACCGGCCGAGTACTCACCCTCATCGTTGTCGCCAAATCTGACAGCGACGTGGATGCGATCACAGAATCCACCAACGAGGCATCCCGCGAGCATCCCTCACGTGTGATCATCCTTGTCGTCGGATCCAAGGATGCTGAGACCAGGTTCGATGCTGAGGTACGCATCGGCGGCGATGCCGGCGCCTCCGAGATGATAGTCATCCACCTGGCCGGTCCGGTGGCATCTAACCTGCAATCAGTGGTCACCCCACTGCTGCTGCCGGATACCCCGATCGTTGCCTGGTGGCCCACCCATGCCCCTGCAGATCCATCCACCAATCCGATCGGCAAAATCGCCCACCGCCGCATCACCGATGCGCTGTATGGCGGCGAGCAGGCACTGGCCGACCGGGTCGAGTCCTATCATCCCGGTGATACCGACATGACCTGGGCCCGCCTCACGCAGTGGCGCGGGCTCGTTGCTGCATCCCTCGATCACCCACCTCACGGTGAGGTGCTCTCGGCGAGGGTGGAGGGGCCGTCGACAAGCGTCTCGGTGGATCTGGCGGCAGGCTGGCTCGCCGGCCGCCTGCGCGTGCCGGTGACCCGTGTGGCTCTCGACGAACCGACGGTGCCTTGCGACGAGGACGGTACACCGTTGCTGGCGGTCAATCGTGTGGAGATTGAGCGCACCACGGGCACCATCATCGTCACCATCCAGGACGCACACACCCTGCGGGTTGAAATGGCTGACAGTGACATGCCCCCTTCCCTGGTGGCGATCGGACGACGCAGCGAATCAGACTGCCTGTCCGAGGAACTCCGTCACATGGAACCCGACCTTGGTTACCAGCATGCCCTGGCTGGCCTGGCCCTGGTCAACCGCATCGATGAGGAGAAGTAA
- the pgl gene encoding 6-phosphogluconolactonase — MVEIINATDTADLVDQAANRFIAVAESATAPGGGINYDGVARIVLTGGGAGIKLLEKLSVDGADLPWERIHVFFGDERNVPVNDPESNEGQAREALLSKVSIPEENIHGYGLLGLDAQSLAESAAAYAQVLAQFAPRGFDLHLLGMGGEGHINSLFPHTDAVRESERTVIAVTDSPKPPAERVTLTLPAVRSAQRVWLLVSGAEKAEAAAAIVNGEPAVDWPAAGATGTEETLLFLSADAAGNIA, encoded by the coding sequence ATGGTAGAAATCATTAATGCAACCGATACCGCTGACCTGGTGGATCAGGCAGCTAACAGGTTCATCGCGGTGGCTGAGTCTGCGACCGCCCCCGGTGGTGGCATCAACTATGACGGCGTGGCCCGCATCGTGCTCACCGGTGGCGGCGCTGGAATCAAACTCCTGGAGAAGCTTTCCGTGGATGGCGCTGACCTGCCGTGGGAGCGTATCCACGTGTTCTTCGGTGATGAGCGCAACGTGCCCGTCAATGATCCGGAGTCCAATGAGGGACAGGCCCGGGAGGCACTGCTATCCAAGGTGTCCATCCCGGAGGAGAATATCCACGGCTATGGCCTTCTGGGTCTGGATGCTCAGTCGCTGGCTGAGTCCGCTGCCGCCTATGCGCAGGTCCTTGCTCAGTTCGCACCACGCGGTTTCGATCTCCACCTGCTGGGCATGGGCGGTGAGGGCCACATCAATTCACTGTTCCCCCATACCGATGCCGTCCGGGAATCTGAACGAACCGTCATTGCGGTAACCGACTCCCCCAAGCCCCCGGCGGAACGGGTCACCCTCACCCTGCCGGCGGTCCGTTCCGCCCAGCGGGTGTGGCTATTGGTGTCCGGCGCAGAGAAGGCCGAGGCCGCGGCAGCCATCGTCAATGGTGAGCCGGCGGTGGACTGGCCTGCAGCCGGCGCCACTGGAACGGAGGAGACGTTATTGTTCCTCTCCGCCGATGCCGCTGGCAATATCGCCTGA
- a CDS encoding FAD-dependent oxidoreductase, whose translation MNRKVAVIGLGSTGSMALWHLSRTPGVDAIGFEQFGIGHGYGAYTGESRLFRMAYHEGTTYVPLLRRARELWHQLGAASARQLLHNFGVLSTGREDSLAFQSLLQSVEDHDLAHERLTAKQMRLRYPGLDSRDDEAGVLDLHGGALRPELAVLSAIEQSERNGAIVQDHTGITRIEDTGSGVRIHTENTEEMVDQVIVTTGAWSSSVMPEIKDLIEVRKLALTWFLPKIPANFTPDRMPCFIRDRKGFHIFGAPSVDGYSVKIAGLDLWGGPNNPRIEESDLRLERRAVSEFGRKVHDLFPGVMPEPNRYSVHYDTYTSSKAPIIDRVGDVVILTGGSGHAFKLAPAYAELATQLAGAGELPPGEFSISSHEPVARPLAS comes from the coding sequence ATGAATAGAAAAGTTGCTGTCATCGGGTTGGGTTCCACCGGTTCCATGGCGTTATGGCACCTCAGCAGGACACCCGGCGTAGATGCCATAGGATTTGAACAGTTCGGAATCGGGCATGGTTATGGTGCCTACACAGGGGAATCCCGCTTGTTTCGGATGGCCTATCACGAGGGCACCACCTATGTGCCCCTGCTCCGTCGGGCGCGGGAACTGTGGCACCAACTGGGGGCTGCCTCCGCGCGTCAGTTGCTGCACAACTTCGGAGTGCTGTCCACCGGTAGAGAAGATTCCCTGGCCTTCCAAAGTCTGCTGCAGTCAGTTGAGGATCATGATCTGGCGCATGAGAGACTCACCGCCAAGCAGATGCGCCTGCGTTATCCCGGACTGGATTCCCGTGATGATGAGGCCGGGGTGTTGGATCTCCACGGTGGGGCATTGCGTCCGGAACTCGCCGTCCTCAGTGCCATCGAGCAGTCGGAGCGCAATGGGGCGATCGTGCAGGATCATACCGGTATCACCCGGATCGAGGACACCGGATCGGGGGTCCGAATTCACACAGAGAACACCGAGGAGATGGTGGATCAGGTCATCGTGACCACCGGTGCATGGAGCTCGTCCGTGATGCCGGAGATCAAGGATCTCATCGAGGTGCGCAAACTCGCACTCACCTGGTTCCTGCCTAAGATTCCAGCGAACTTCACCCCGGACCGGATGCCCTGTTTCATCCGTGACCGCAAGGGGTTCCACATTTTCGGGGCACCCAGCGTGGACGGATACAGCGTGAAGATCGCAGGTCTGGATCTATGGGGTGGCCCCAATAACCCGCGCATCGAGGAGTCTGACCTCAGATTGGAACGCAGAGCGGTCTCGGAGTTCGGACGGAAAGTACACGATCTGTTTCCCGGGGTGATGCCTGAACCCAACCGGTACAGCGTGCATTATGACACCTACACCTCATCCAAGGCGCCGATCATCGACAGAGTCGGGGACGTGGTTATCCTCACCGGCGGTTCAGGGCATGCATTCAAGCTGGCTCCGGCCTATGCGGAACTGGCCACACAGCTGGCCGGTGCCGGTGAGCTCCCACCCGGTGAATTCTCTATCTCTTCACATGAACCGGTTGCCCGGCCCCTGGCATCCTGA
- a CDS encoding tyramine oxidase subunit B, whose translation MIDFIFLNEPDMIDAGVTDIAACINVMEETLILLAQGDYRMAGQDSNSHGAMITFPARPPFPGMPADGPDRRFMAMPAYLGGRFNNTGVKWYGSNAENRMSGLPRSIHTFVLNDTRTGVPKALMSANLLSAYRTGAVPGVGVKHLAVENATTLAVVGPGVMGRTITEACLALRPGITTIKIKGRSAKGTDEFTTWATAKYPGVTVETAQSVEAAVAGADIVVAATSTDAAGSAAFPYFHKDWLKPGALLLLPAAARFDDSFLTGEARLVVDYMGLYNAWAEEYGTSAYQLLGIPGTHWHDLIRTGVLEQNRVRQMGDICQGILPARLNNEEIILYSIGGMPVEDVAWATQVYDNATMRGIGTSLKLWDKPALM comes from the coding sequence ATGATCGATTTCATCTTCCTCAACGAGCCAGACATGATCGACGCGGGTGTCACCGATATTGCTGCCTGCATAAATGTAATGGAAGAAACTCTCATTCTCCTGGCGCAAGGTGATTACCGGATGGCTGGGCAAGACTCCAACTCACATGGGGCCATGATTACCTTCCCGGCACGGCCGCCATTTCCCGGAATGCCGGCTGACGGTCCAGATCGCAGGTTCATGGCCATGCCAGCATATTTAGGTGGGCGCTTTAACAACACGGGGGTGAAGTGGTACGGATCCAACGCGGAGAACCGCATGAGTGGTCTGCCTCGATCCATTCACACCTTTGTGCTCAATGACACCCGCACCGGGGTGCCGAAAGCCCTCATGTCGGCCAACCTACTCTCTGCTTACCGCACCGGCGCAGTGCCCGGTGTCGGGGTGAAACACCTGGCTGTAGAAAATGCTACAACCCTTGCAGTGGTCGGACCGGGAGTTATGGGCCGTACTATCACCGAAGCCTGCCTGGCACTGCGCCCCGGCATCACCACTATCAAAATCAAGGGACGCAGCGCTAAGGGAACAGATGAGTTCACCACCTGGGCCACTGCGAAATATCCCGGTGTCACAGTGGAAACAGCCCAGTCCGTCGAGGCCGCTGTGGCAGGGGCCGATATTGTGGTCGCAGCCACCAGCACTGATGCAGCAGGATCTGCAGCTTTCCCCTATTTTCACAAAGACTGGCTCAAACCAGGGGCGCTGCTTCTTCTCCCTGCAGCAGCTCGTTTCGATGATTCCTTTCTCACTGGGGAAGCCCGCCTGGTGGTGGATTACATGGGACTCTATAACGCCTGGGCTGAAGAATACGGCACCAGCGCCTATCAGCTGCTTGGCATCCCAGGGACGCACTGGCACGACCTCATCCGGACCGGGGTGTTGGAGCAGAACAGAGTTCGTCAGATGGGTGATATCTGCCAGGGCATCCTGCCAGCCAGGCTTAACAATGAGGAGATCATCCTCTACTCAATTGGTGGAATGCCGGTTGAGGATGTCGCCTGGGCCACCCAGGTATACGACAACGCCACGATGAGGGGTATCGGCACCAGCCTCAAACTCTGGGATAAACCCGCCCTCATGTGA